One Hippoglossus hippoglossus isolate fHipHip1 chromosome 5, fHipHip1.pri, whole genome shotgun sequence genomic window carries:
- the nol8 gene encoding nucleolar protein 8 isoform X4, translating to MQRLYIGGLSHTITQKDLKDRFGKFGDVQDVELRTRRDDDGVPYKTFSYMNINISEADLKRCLTVLNKSKWKGGTLQIENAKESVLHRLTQERQEAEEQRLQPPAPEDKRQKLLDSLSKAGVDNFHMNAAVPGTEVPGHKDWVVSKFGRVLPILQLRCQKGSKARTLNYDPSKYSHNIRKLDRGEDDQHTPVTQLTWEVQGGDDDISKKRRGEFPPYVPPKPKKSRKSVTNSCNAVSTARLEPTVHSVHVPEPEPEPEPEPEPEPEPEPEPFSNGFPLPTNQRPAPRKLVPFSGYDVDSDDEIRMLVADQNTSHGALRQEVEDDKLEVVGLDYLVKSGRSCRPDAKDEDDYDSADTDELFASRKPPPAPLPPPAPSQEKQTQPAAENRSGNNTDKKKKAKKKSKAGAEEEEKEEDSADAEDHITSAPSQKKSSNQRKKLVVLPVVKSSSSEEEEEEEEEEEDDDDDDDDDDYEAMFSNVTHLEISMADLQRLAEEAKQTSETTAPSIPSGSPEKETNLISGVTKQPAPKKGTMPEEILASIMRGYCSDDDKKKKKGMLPTFQGTKTLYKGLETNDCQKRQREEQQAERTGSVVKKHKLHSEAPQVDQKAAESKTSKSLTKGKHKKTESSEEEEEEEEEEEEEEEEVEVVKVVKNKAATKVPNKSAVNTEKPETSPSSSSDDDEEEEEQRMKTSRAVPSAKATAKTSPSSSSSSAEEDEDEQEIVSAKGVGKTATPPVPHSESSSSSSSSSSDEEEEKVQVPSRVTLGAKEEEEQQRKANTRRLAAIQQRMKETEEHKKLIQGALSNVDTPKPGAGKHIVFGSDDDEDDSDEDVQQTTSDVTMSKKKTLFKDSQSEDETTDDEASANEKNKTKEKSGPQLFGGSDDDEEGGDEEQDGSRFDVRPEFEGRAGQKLMKLQSHFGADERFRMDSRFLDEDEGKDEEPGEERKMTEDDGALEEERKKNLSIMQSVLGSSQQTCSSKTAGKAKTFRDVSALHYDPSREEHAAFETKPDENKESKSARRKKREEAQKLPEVSKDIYYDVSGDLKAVFGSTKDDITEEEVEEDDEEEEEEEEEKTTWDQEEVEEKRGKEEEPTPVTSLVSADAEKEESGFKFSFFGDDAETEIKETAAEYKVEIIEAPKVSWQQDPRFRDSSSEEEDEDQEEVEEQIIATPKTTEAETPAKTGLLFFFYPEDSRLAEGPRLFCRPSQLEEQMEQWEERRTTLRQEYRKKHKDARRKLKVSLKS from the exons ATGCAGCGGCTGTACATCGGTGGGTTGAGCCACACAATCACTCAGAAGGATCTGAAGGATCGGTTTGGGAAGTTTGGAGACGTGCAGGATGTTGAGCTACGGACCAGGAGAGACGATGATG gagttCCTTACAAAACCTTCAGCTACATGAACATCAACATTTCAGAAGCTGACCTGAAGAGAT gtCTGACGGTGCTGAACAAATCCAAATGGAAAGGAGGAACTCTGCAGATTGAAAATGCCAAGGAGAGTGTCCTGCACAG ACTGACTCAGGAGCGTCAGGAGGCGGAGGAGCAGCGCCTCCAGCCGCCTGCACCTGAAGACAAGAGGCAGAAGCTGCTCGACTCCCTGAGCAAAGCCGGCGTGGACAACTTCCACATGAACGCTGCAGTGCCAGGGACCGAAGTCCCGGGACACAAG GACTGGGTGGTCAGTAAGTTTGGACGAGTCCTCCCCATCCTGCAGCTCAGGTGTCAGAAAGGCAGCAAAGCTCGAACCCTGAACTACGACCCGTCCAAATACAGCCACAACATCCGCAAGCTGGACCGAGGCGAAGATGACCAGCACACCCCCGTCACCCAGCTCACCTGGGAGGTACAGGGAGGGGACGATGACATCAGCAAAAAGAGGCGGGGCGAGTTCCCTCCATATGTGCCACCAAAACCCAAAAAGAGTCGGAAAAGCGTGACCAACTCCTGTAATGCAGTGAGCACAGCCAG ATTAGAGCCGACTGTTCATTCCGTCCATGTCCCCGAGCCCGAGCCTGAGCCTGAGCCTGagcctgaacctgaacctgagcCTGAACCTGAACCTTTCAGCAACGGATTTCCACTCCCAACCAACCAAAGACCGGCTCCGAGGAAGTTGGTACCTTTCAGCGGCTACGATGTGGATTCGGACGACGAAATCCGCATGCTGGTGGCCGATCAGAACACCTCCCATGGTGCActgaggcaggaagtggaggatgATAAACTGGAAGTGGTTGGATTAGACTACCTGGTGAAGTCGGGACGTTCCT GTAGGCCAGATGCCAAAGACGAAGATGACTATGATTCTGCTGACACAGATGAACTCTTTGCATCCAGGaaacctcctcctgctcctcttcctcctccagctccatcgCAGGAGAAACAGACCCAGCCCGCTGCAGAAAACCGCTCAGGGAACAACACGGATAAGAAGAAAAAGGCGAAGAAGAAAAGTAAAGctggagcagaagaggaggagaaggaggaggattcAGCAGATGCTGAAGATCACATAACTTCTGCCCCTTCTCAGAAAAAAAGCAGCAACCAGCGTAAGAAGTTGGTGGTTCTCCCTGTTGTGAAGTCCTCTTcctcggaggaggaggaggaggaggaggaggaggaggaggatgatgatgatgatgatgatgatgatgattatgaagCCATGTTTTCTAACGTCACCCATCTGGAGATCTCCATGGCTGATCTACAGAGGCTAGCTGAAGAAGCCAAGCAGACCTCTGAGACTACAGCTCCCAGCATCCCTAGCGGCAGCCCCGAAAAAGAAACTAACCTCATATCTGGCGTCACAAAACAACCCGCACCCAAGAAAGGCACCATGCCAGAAGAGATCCTCGCCTCCATCATGCGGGGCTACTGCAGCGATGacgacaagaagaagaagaaagggatGCTGCCCACCTTCCAGGGAACAAAAACATTGTACAAGGGATTAGAAACAAACGACTGccagaagagacagagagaggagcagcaagCGGAGAGAACAGGAAGTGTGGTCAAAAAACACAAGCTGCACTCAGAAGCTCCTCAAGTGGACCAGAAAGCAGCTGAAAGCAAAACCAGTAAAAGTTTGaccaaaggaaaacacaaaaagacagagagcagtgaggaggaagaggaggaggaggaagaggaggaagaggaagaggaggaggtggaggtcgTGAAGGTCGTGAAGAACAAGGCTGCTACTAAAGTTCCAAATAAATCTGCTGTTAATACTGAGAAACCGGAGACAAGTCCCTCCTCCAGCAGCgatgacgatgaggaggaagaggagcagaggatgaagacCAGTCGGGCTGTTCCGTCAGCCAAAGCTACAGCAAAGACTTCACcttcatcctccagctcctccgctgaggaagacgaggacgaACAAGAGATTGTCTCTGCCAAAGGTGTTGGGAAAACAGCAACTCCCCCTGTTCCTCACAGCgagtcgtcctcctcctcttcctcctcctccagcgacgaggaggaagagaaagtgcaGGTTCCCTCCCGGGTGACGTTAGGAGccaaggaggaagaggagcagcagaggaaggcCAACACGAGGAGACTCGCTGCCATCCAGCAGAGAATGAAGGAGACCGAAGAACACAAGAAGCTCATACAGGGAGCTCTCTCCAacgtg GATACTCCAAAACCAGGAGCAGGAAAACATATTGTCTTTggctctgatgatgatgaggatgatagTGATGAAGATGTGCAGCAGACAACCTCAGATGTCACAATGTCAAAAAAGAAGACCCTGTTCAaggacagccaatcagaggacgAGACCACGGATGATGAGGCATCAGCCAATGAGAAGAACAAAACCaaagagaag TCAGGCCCTCAGCTGTTTGGCggcagtgatgatgatgaagagggtggtgatgaagagcaggatggcAGCAGGTTTGACGTCAGACCTGAGTTTGAAGGTCGAGCCGGTCAGAAG ctgatGAAGCTACAGTCTCACTTCGGGGCAGACGAGCGATTCCGAATGGATTCTCGCTTCCTGGATGAAGACGAGGGCAAAGACGAAGAGCCAGGTGAGG AGAGGAAGATGACAGAGGATGATGgggctctggaggaggagaggaagaagaacctGTCCATCATGCAGAGCGTCCTCGGCAGCAGCCaacaaacctgcagcagcaaGACTGCCGGCAAAGCCAAGACCTTCag agacgTGTCAGCGCTGCACTATGACCCCAGCAGAGAGGAACATGCTGCGTTTGAGACCAaaccagatgaaaacaaagagag CAAGTCGgccaggaggaagaagagggaagaggcTCAGAAGCTTCCGGAGGTTTCTAAAGACATTTATTATGACGTGTCTGGAGACCTGAAGGCCGTGTTTGGTTCGACAAAGGATGACATCActgaagaagaagtagaagaagatgatgaagaagaagaagaagaagaagaagagaagacaaCCTGGGACCAAGAAGAGGtagaggaaaaaagagggaaagaagaggagCCGACTCCGGTGACGTCTCTCGTCTCTGCTGATGCAGAAAAAGAGGAGTCTGGATTTAAATTCTCCTTCTTTGGAGACGATGCAGAAACAGAAATTAAAGAGACGG CAGCAGAGTACAAGGTGGAGATTATCGAGGCTCCAAAGGTGTCATGGCAACAAGACCCACGTTTCCGagacagcagctcagaggaggaagatgaggatcAGGAGGAAGTTGAGGAGCAGATCATTGCTACACCTAAAACCACAGA AGCAGAGACTCCTGCAAAGACcggtctcctcttcttcttctacccTGAGGACAGCAGATTGGCAG AGGGCCCGAGGTTATTCTGTCGTCCctctcagctggaggagcagatgGAGCAGTGGGAAGAGCGGAGGACCACACTCAGACAG GAGTATCGCAAGAAACACAAGGACGCCCGCAGAAAGCTGAAGGTCTCCCTGAAAAGCTGA
- the nol8 gene encoding nucleolar protein 8 isoform X1, whose translation MQRLYIGGLSHTITQKDLKDRFGKFGDVQDVELRTRRDDDGVPYKTFSYMNINISEADLKRCLTVLNKSKWKGGTLQIENAKESVLHRLTQERQEAEEQRLQPPAPEDKRQKLLDSLSKAGVDNFHMNAAVPGTEVPGHKDWVVSKFGRVLPILQLRCQKGSKARTLNYDPSKYSHNIRKLDRGEDDQHTPVTQLTWEVQGGDDDISKKRRGEFPPYVPPKPKKSRKSVTNSCNAVSTARLEPTVHSVHVPEPEPEPEPEPEPEPEPEPEPFSNGFPLPTNQRPAPRKLVPFSGYDVDSDDEIRMLVADQNTSHGALRQEVEDDKLEVVGLDYLVKSGRSCRPDAKDEDDYDSADTDELFASRKPPPAPLPPPAPSQEKQTQPAAENRSGNNTDKKKKAKKKSKAGAEEEEKEEDSADAEDHITSAPSQKKSSNQRKKLVVLPVVKSSSSEEEEEEEEEEEDDDDDDDDDDYEAMFSNVTHLEISMADLQRLAEEAKQTSETTAPSIPSGSPEKETNLISGVTKQPAPKKGTMPEEILASIMRGYCSDDDKKKKKGMLPTFQGTKTLYKGLETNDCQKRQREEQQAERTGSVVKKHKLHSEAPQVDQKAAESKTSKSLTKGKHKKTESSEEEEEEEEEEEEEEEEVEVVKVVKNKAATKVPNKSAVNTEKPETSPSSSSDDDEEEEEQRMKTSRAVPSAKATAKTSPSSSSSSAEEDEDEQEIVSAKGVGKTATPPVPHSESSSSSSSSSSDEEEEKVQVPSRVTLGAKEEEEQQRKANTRRLAAIQQRMKETEEHKKLIQGALSNVDTPKPGAGKHIVFGSDDDEDDSDEDVQQTTSDVTMSKKKTLFKDSQSEDETTDDEASANEKNKTKEKVRLKQSGPQLFGGSDDDEEGGDEEQDGSRFDVRPEFEGRAGQKLMKLQSHFGADERFRMDSRFLDEDEGKDEEPGEERKMTEDDGALEEERKKNLSIMQSVLGSSQQTCSSKTAGKAKTFRDVSALHYDPSREEHAAFETKPDENKESKSARRKKREEAQKLPEVSKDIYYDVSGDLKAVFGSTKDDITEEEVEEDDEEEEEEEEEKTTWDQEEVEEKRGKEEEPTPVTSLVSADAEKEESGFKFSFFGDDAETEIKETAEYKVEIIEAPKVSWQQDPRFRDSSSEEEDEDQEEVEEQIIATPKTTEAETPAKTGLLFFFYPEDSRLAEGPRLFCRPSQLEEQMEQWEERRTTLRQEYRKKHKDARRKLKVSLKS comes from the exons ATGCAGCGGCTGTACATCGGTGGGTTGAGCCACACAATCACTCAGAAGGATCTGAAGGATCGGTTTGGGAAGTTTGGAGACGTGCAGGATGTTGAGCTACGGACCAGGAGAGACGATGATG gagttCCTTACAAAACCTTCAGCTACATGAACATCAACATTTCAGAAGCTGACCTGAAGAGAT gtCTGACGGTGCTGAACAAATCCAAATGGAAAGGAGGAACTCTGCAGATTGAAAATGCCAAGGAGAGTGTCCTGCACAG ACTGACTCAGGAGCGTCAGGAGGCGGAGGAGCAGCGCCTCCAGCCGCCTGCACCTGAAGACAAGAGGCAGAAGCTGCTCGACTCCCTGAGCAAAGCCGGCGTGGACAACTTCCACATGAACGCTGCAGTGCCAGGGACCGAAGTCCCGGGACACAAG GACTGGGTGGTCAGTAAGTTTGGACGAGTCCTCCCCATCCTGCAGCTCAGGTGTCAGAAAGGCAGCAAAGCTCGAACCCTGAACTACGACCCGTCCAAATACAGCCACAACATCCGCAAGCTGGACCGAGGCGAAGATGACCAGCACACCCCCGTCACCCAGCTCACCTGGGAGGTACAGGGAGGGGACGATGACATCAGCAAAAAGAGGCGGGGCGAGTTCCCTCCATATGTGCCACCAAAACCCAAAAAGAGTCGGAAAAGCGTGACCAACTCCTGTAATGCAGTGAGCACAGCCAG ATTAGAGCCGACTGTTCATTCCGTCCATGTCCCCGAGCCCGAGCCTGAGCCTGAGCCTGagcctgaacctgaacctgagcCTGAACCTGAACCTTTCAGCAACGGATTTCCACTCCCAACCAACCAAAGACCGGCTCCGAGGAAGTTGGTACCTTTCAGCGGCTACGATGTGGATTCGGACGACGAAATCCGCATGCTGGTGGCCGATCAGAACACCTCCCATGGTGCActgaggcaggaagtggaggatgATAAACTGGAAGTGGTTGGATTAGACTACCTGGTGAAGTCGGGACGTTCCT GTAGGCCAGATGCCAAAGACGAAGATGACTATGATTCTGCTGACACAGATGAACTCTTTGCATCCAGGaaacctcctcctgctcctcttcctcctccagctccatcgCAGGAGAAACAGACCCAGCCCGCTGCAGAAAACCGCTCAGGGAACAACACGGATAAGAAGAAAAAGGCGAAGAAGAAAAGTAAAGctggagcagaagaggaggagaaggaggaggattcAGCAGATGCTGAAGATCACATAACTTCTGCCCCTTCTCAGAAAAAAAGCAGCAACCAGCGTAAGAAGTTGGTGGTTCTCCCTGTTGTGAAGTCCTCTTcctcggaggaggaggaggaggaggaggaggaggaggaggatgatgatgatgatgatgatgatgatgattatgaagCCATGTTTTCTAACGTCACCCATCTGGAGATCTCCATGGCTGATCTACAGAGGCTAGCTGAAGAAGCCAAGCAGACCTCTGAGACTACAGCTCCCAGCATCCCTAGCGGCAGCCCCGAAAAAGAAACTAACCTCATATCTGGCGTCACAAAACAACCCGCACCCAAGAAAGGCACCATGCCAGAAGAGATCCTCGCCTCCATCATGCGGGGCTACTGCAGCGATGacgacaagaagaagaagaaagggatGCTGCCCACCTTCCAGGGAACAAAAACATTGTACAAGGGATTAGAAACAAACGACTGccagaagagacagagagaggagcagcaagCGGAGAGAACAGGAAGTGTGGTCAAAAAACACAAGCTGCACTCAGAAGCTCCTCAAGTGGACCAGAAAGCAGCTGAAAGCAAAACCAGTAAAAGTTTGaccaaaggaaaacacaaaaagacagagagcagtgaggaggaagaggaggaggaggaagaggaggaagaggaagaggaggaggtggaggtcgTGAAGGTCGTGAAGAACAAGGCTGCTACTAAAGTTCCAAATAAATCTGCTGTTAATACTGAGAAACCGGAGACAAGTCCCTCCTCCAGCAGCgatgacgatgaggaggaagaggagcagaggatgaagacCAGTCGGGCTGTTCCGTCAGCCAAAGCTACAGCAAAGACTTCACcttcatcctccagctcctccgctgaggaagacgaggacgaACAAGAGATTGTCTCTGCCAAAGGTGTTGGGAAAACAGCAACTCCCCCTGTTCCTCACAGCgagtcgtcctcctcctcttcctcctcctccagcgacgaggaggaagagaaagtgcaGGTTCCCTCCCGGGTGACGTTAGGAGccaaggaggaagaggagcagcagaggaaggcCAACACGAGGAGACTCGCTGCCATCCAGCAGAGAATGAAGGAGACCGAAGAACACAAGAAGCTCATACAGGGAGCTCTCTCCAacgtg GATACTCCAAAACCAGGAGCAGGAAAACATATTGTCTTTggctctgatgatgatgaggatgatagTGATGAAGATGTGCAGCAGACAACCTCAGATGTCACAATGTCAAAAAAGAAGACCCTGTTCAaggacagccaatcagaggacgAGACCACGGATGATGAGGCATCAGCCAATGAGAAGAACAAAACCaaagagaag gTGCGTCTGAAGCAGTCAGGCCCTCAGCTGTTTGGCggcagtgatgatgatgaagagggtggtgatgaagagcaggatggcAGCAGGTTTGACGTCAGACCTGAGTTTGAAGGTCGAGCCGGTCAGAAG ctgatGAAGCTACAGTCTCACTTCGGGGCAGACGAGCGATTCCGAATGGATTCTCGCTTCCTGGATGAAGACGAGGGCAAAGACGAAGAGCCAGGTGAGG AGAGGAAGATGACAGAGGATGATGgggctctggaggaggagaggaagaagaacctGTCCATCATGCAGAGCGTCCTCGGCAGCAGCCaacaaacctgcagcagcaaGACTGCCGGCAAAGCCAAGACCTTCag agacgTGTCAGCGCTGCACTATGACCCCAGCAGAGAGGAACATGCTGCGTTTGAGACCAaaccagatgaaaacaaagagag CAAGTCGgccaggaggaagaagagggaagaggcTCAGAAGCTTCCGGAGGTTTCTAAAGACATTTATTATGACGTGTCTGGAGACCTGAAGGCCGTGTTTGGTTCGACAAAGGATGACATCActgaagaagaagtagaagaagatgatgaagaagaagaagaagaagaagaagagaagacaaCCTGGGACCAAGAAGAGGtagaggaaaaaagagggaaagaagaggagCCGACTCCGGTGACGTCTCTCGTCTCTGCTGATGCAGAAAAAGAGGAGTCTGGATTTAAATTCTCCTTCTTTGGAGACGATGCAGAAACAGAAATTAAAGAGACGG CAGAGTACAAGGTGGAGATTATCGAGGCTCCAAAGGTGTCATGGCAACAAGACCCACGTTTCCGagacagcagctcagaggaggaagatgaggatcAGGAGGAAGTTGAGGAGCAGATCATTGCTACACCTAAAACCACAGA AGCAGAGACTCCTGCAAAGACcggtctcctcttcttcttctacccTGAGGACAGCAGATTGGCAG AGGGCCCGAGGTTATTCTGTCGTCCctctcagctggaggagcagatgGAGCAGTGGGAAGAGCGGAGGACCACACTCAGACAG GAGTATCGCAAGAAACACAAGGACGCCCGCAGAAAGCTGAAGGTCTCCCTGAAAAGCTGA